A part of Geothrix oryzae genomic DNA contains:
- a CDS encoding NAD-dependent malic enzyme, translating into MERYGQKLEPSGRKRVNVPFRGVRLLRNPMYTKGTAFTQEERLALGLEGLLPHAVTTIDQQARRVYASIQCKPDPLEKYIGLAALQDRNEHLFYRVLIDHIQEFLPIVYTPTVGRACQEFSHIFRRARGIWITPEHRGHIAEVLRNAPFEDIRLIVVTDNERILGLGDQGVGGMGIPIGKLALYTAAAGIPPWQTLPVSLDVGTDNLDLLEDEFYLGWRAPRLRGPEYDTLVDEFVHAVKLCFPKALLQWEDFKKFNAFRLLERYRKTLTSFNDDIQGTAAVGVAALIAGVRATGIPIRQHRILFLGSGAAGIGIARLMRTTLRREGLDGEDLTAAMANLDVQGLLVEDDPGLDPLQREFAWPVDMAEKMGLGRGQKRDLLSVIRAFKPTMLIGTSGTAGAFTEEAIREMACYAERPIVLPMSNPTSKCEAKPKDVLAWTDGRALVATGSPFDPVTHAGREHRIGQSNNVFVFPGVGLGILVAEAREVTDGMFTAAARQLAQEVHADDLEAGSLFPPAARIREVTAQVAAAVVREAREAGVANRSLEDAQIPGAVAEAMWNPAYLPADPAPVSAAEADRSMPALV; encoded by the coding sequence ATGGAACGCTACGGCCAAAAGCTCGAACCCAGTGGCAGGAAGCGGGTGAATGTGCCCTTCCGGGGCGTGCGCCTCCTGCGGAATCCCATGTACACCAAGGGCACCGCCTTCACCCAGGAGGAGCGTCTGGCCCTCGGCCTCGAGGGCTTGCTGCCCCACGCGGTCACCACCATCGACCAGCAGGCCCGGCGGGTCTATGCCAGCATCCAGTGCAAGCCCGATCCCCTGGAGAAGTACATCGGGCTGGCCGCGCTGCAGGATCGCAATGAGCACCTGTTCTACCGGGTCCTGATCGATCACATCCAGGAGTTCCTCCCCATCGTCTACACGCCCACGGTGGGTCGAGCCTGCCAGGAATTCAGCCACATCTTCCGGCGGGCCCGGGGCATCTGGATCACCCCGGAGCATCGCGGCCATATCGCCGAGGTGCTGCGGAACGCGCCCTTCGAGGACATCCGGCTGATCGTCGTCACGGACAACGAGCGCATCCTGGGCCTCGGCGATCAGGGCGTGGGCGGCATGGGCATCCCCATCGGGAAGCTGGCGCTCTACACGGCGGCGGCGGGCATCCCGCCCTGGCAGACCCTGCCCGTGAGCCTGGATGTGGGCACGGACAACCTCGACCTGCTGGAGGACGAGTTCTACCTGGGCTGGCGGGCGCCGCGACTCCGGGGCCCGGAGTACGACACGCTGGTGGACGAGTTCGTCCACGCGGTGAAGCTCTGCTTCCCGAAGGCCCTCCTCCAGTGGGAGGACTTCAAGAAGTTCAACGCCTTCCGCCTGCTTGAGCGCTACCGCAAGACCCTCACCTCCTTCAACGACGACATCCAGGGCACCGCCGCCGTGGGCGTGGCCGCCCTGATCGCCGGTGTCCGGGCCACGGGGATCCCTATCCGCCAGCACCGCATCCTCTTCCTCGGCTCCGGCGCCGCCGGGATCGGCATCGCCCGGCTCATGCGCACGACCCTCCGGCGCGAAGGCCTGGACGGGGAGGACCTGACCGCGGCCATGGCCAACCTCGATGTCCAGGGCCTCCTCGTGGAGGATGACCCGGGGCTCGACCCCCTGCAGCGGGAGTTCGCCTGGCCGGTGGACATGGCCGAGAAGATGGGCCTGGGCCGGGGCCAGAAGCGGGACCTGCTGTCGGTGATCCGCGCCTTCAAGCCCACCATGCTGATCGGGACCTCGGGAACCGCCGGGGCCTTCACCGAGGAGGCCATCCGGGAAATGGCCTGCTATGCCGAGCGCCCCATCGTGCTGCCCATGTCGAACCCCACGAGCAAGTGCGAGGCCAAGCCCAAGGATGTGCTGGCCTGGACGGATGGCCGCGCCCTGGTGGCCACGGGGAGCCCCTTCGACCCGGTGACCCATGCCGGCCGGGAGCACCGCATCGGCCAGAGCAACAATGTCTTCGTCTTCCCGGGCGTGGGCCTGGGGATCCTGGTCGCCGAGGCCCGGGAGGTGACCGACGGCATGTTCACCGCCGCCGCCCGGCAGCTCGCGCAGGAGGTCCACGCCGACGATCTCGAGGCCGGGAGCCTCTTCCCGCCCGCGGCCCGGATCCGCGAGGTGACGGCCCAGGTGGCGGCGGCCGTGGTCCGCGAGGCCCGGGAAGCGGGCGTGGCGAACCGCAGTCTGGAGGACGCCCAGATTCCCGGGGCCGTCGCCGAGGCGATGTGGAACCCCGCCTACCTTCCCGCCGATCCTGCTCCAGTTAGTGCTGCGGAAGCTGACCGCTCGATGCCCGCGCTGGTCTGA
- a CDS encoding DinB family protein: MPFDAAARESFLRRYAEGPALLRRAWEEVPGEARIWRPGEGRWSAQEVLIHCADSETYAAIRIRLLLAEPDPLIVGYDENAWARRFDYHAADPELALTLIGAVRAHTASMLAGLPGEAWERMGRHTQSGPYGTDDWLRSYGEHLEIHAAQIRRNLTAWEAGHGR, translated from the coding sequence ATGCCCTTCGATGCTGCTGCCCGGGAATCCTTTCTTCGCCGTTATGCGGAGGGACCTGCCCTCCTCCGGCGCGCCTGGGAGGAGGTGCCCGGAGAGGCCCGGATCTGGCGGCCGGGGGAAGGGCGTTGGAGCGCCCAGGAAGTCCTGATCCACTGCGCGGATTCGGAAACCTACGCGGCCATCCGCATCCGCCTCCTGCTGGCGGAGCCGGATCCCCTGATTGTGGGTTACGATGAGAACGCCTGGGCCCGCCGGTTCGACTACCATGCGGCGGACCCGGAACTGGCCCTGACCCTGATCGGGGCCGTCCGGGCCCACACGGCGTCCATGCTGGCCGGGCTTCCGGGGGAAGCCTGGGAGCGCATGGGCCGGCACACCCAAAGCGGCCCGTACGGCACCGACGACTGGCTGCGCAGCTACGGGGAGCACCTGGAGATCCATGCCGCCCAGATCCGGCGGAACCTGACGGCGTGGGAGGCCGGACATGGCCGCTGA
- the ggt gene encoding gamma-glutamyltransferase produces MRIPTACLAPSLVALSLAALPLLAGDRVTGRAFATRSEVAAQHGMACTSQALVTQIALDVLKQGGSAVDAAIAADAALGLMEPTGSGMGGDLYAIVWDAKTKKLHGLNGSGRSPKSLGLEHFKKLGLKHIPPHGPLPVSVPGCVDGWFELHKKFGKLPMAQVLAPAIRYAKEGFPVSELIAYYWDRSVPVLGKFPGFTETFTVDGKRAPKSGEIFRNPRLAKTLEILGKEGRDAFYKGEIARKIDAYMKAQGGFLSYEDLAAHHSEWVEPVSVTYRGYEVWELPPNGQGIAALQMLNILEGYDFSKIPFGSPQHVHLFTEAKKLAFEDRARFYADAAFMKVPLAWLLSKDYAAQRRALIGDRASRRLEAGHPPLKEGDTVYLTTADSEGNMVSLIQSNYRGMGSGMTPGDLGFCLQDRGELFNLEEGNANSYAPGKRPFHTIIPGFITKDGQPFLSYGVMGGEFQPIGHAQIVMNMIDFGMNAQEAGDAPRMSHDGSPEPTGEKGKLPGTIQLESGFPYETVRELMNRGHGVGWMFGGYGGYQAIRWDPRQKVYFGASESRKDGQAAGY; encoded by the coding sequence ATGCGCATCCCGACGGCATGCCTCGCCCCATCTCTGGTCGCCCTGTCCCTGGCGGCCCTGCCCCTGCTGGCCGGCGACCGCGTCACGGGCCGGGCCTTCGCCACCCGCTCCGAAGTGGCGGCCCAGCACGGCATGGCCTGCACCAGCCAGGCCCTGGTGACCCAGATCGCCCTGGATGTGCTGAAGCAGGGCGGTTCTGCCGTGGACGCCGCCATCGCCGCGGACGCGGCCCTGGGCCTCATGGAACCCACGGGCAGCGGCATGGGCGGCGACCTCTACGCCATCGTGTGGGACGCCAAGACGAAGAAGCTGCACGGCCTCAACGGCAGCGGGCGCTCCCCGAAATCGCTCGGCCTCGAGCACTTCAAGAAGCTCGGCCTCAAGCACATTCCGCCCCACGGCCCCCTGCCCGTGAGCGTGCCGGGCTGCGTGGACGGCTGGTTCGAGCTGCACAAGAAATTCGGCAAGCTGCCCATGGCCCAGGTGCTGGCCCCGGCCATCCGCTACGCCAAGGAGGGCTTCCCGGTCAGCGAGCTCATCGCCTACTACTGGGACCGCAGCGTGCCCGTGCTCGGGAAGTTCCCGGGCTTCACGGAAACCTTCACCGTGGACGGCAAGCGCGCGCCGAAGAGCGGCGAGATCTTCCGCAATCCGCGCCTGGCGAAGACGCTGGAGATCCTCGGGAAAGAAGGCCGCGACGCCTTCTACAAGGGCGAGATCGCCCGCAAGATCGACGCCTACATGAAGGCCCAGGGCGGCTTCCTCAGCTACGAGGACCTGGCCGCCCACCATTCGGAGTGGGTCGAGCCCGTCAGCGTGACCTACCGCGGCTACGAGGTGTGGGAGCTGCCCCCCAACGGCCAGGGCATCGCCGCCCTGCAGATGCTGAACATCCTCGAAGGCTACGACTTCTCGAAGATCCCCTTCGGCAGCCCTCAGCATGTCCACCTGTTCACCGAAGCCAAGAAGCTGGCCTTCGAGGACCGGGCCCGGTTCTACGCCGACGCCGCCTTCATGAAGGTGCCGCTGGCCTGGCTGCTCTCGAAGGACTACGCCGCCCAGCGCCGGGCCCTCATCGGCGACCGCGCCTCGCGCCGCCTGGAGGCGGGCCACCCGCCCCTCAAGGAAGGCGACACGGTCTACCTGACCACCGCCGACAGCGAGGGCAACATGGTGAGCCTCATCCAGAGCAACTACCGCGGCATGGGCAGCGGCATGACGCCCGGCGACCTGGGTTTCTGCCTCCAGGACCGGGGCGAGCTGTTCAACCTCGAAGAAGGCAACGCCAACAGCTACGCGCCCGGCAAGCGGCCCTTCCACACCATCATCCCCGGCTTCATCACCAAGGACGGCCAGCCCTTCCTCAGCTATGGCGTCATGGGCGGTGAGTTCCAGCCCATCGGCCATGCCCAGATCGTGATGAACATGATCGACTTCGGCATGAACGCCCAGGAGGCCGGCGACGCGCCCCGCATGAGCCACGACGGTTCTCCGGAGCCCACCGGCGAAAAAGGGAAGCTGCCCGGCACCATCCAGCTGGAGAGCGGCTTCCCCTATGAGACCGTCCGCGAGCTTATGAACCGCGGCCATGGGGTGGGCTGGATGTTCGGCGGCTACGGCGGCTACCAGGCCATCCGCTGGGACCCCAGGCAGAAGGTCTACTTCGGGGCCTCGGAATCGCGGAAGGACGGGCAGGCGGCGGGATACTGA
- a CDS encoding HD-GYP domain-containing protein: MTIKRVKVEDLKAGMYVHDLNCSWLEHGFIRQRFALKHADQIQKIRDHGLNEIYIDTARGDDVAGAPTQAEIEQGLAQRLKASATGGAALAPARVSQREEAIAARSILGEAADVVQGLLQDVRLGKQLDPAKALPLVKAMRSSVLRNPGALISLSRIKNADTYTFQHSVSICALLVSFAQALGMDAATVEEAGLGGLLHDVGKMKVPNEILNKPGKLTEDEFVVMKSHADLGEAILRGVPGISSLVVRIAGEHHEKVSGGGYPRGIAAGEISQIGRMAAIVDVYDALTSNRVYHKGKEPSEVLKRLLEWSGSHLDGDLVQHFIRILGIYPVGSLVRLSGGRLAVVVEQGEDLLRPTVRVVFDASRKLHLQPRDLHLAHATEQIVDYEEPLAWGLDPATYL; the protein is encoded by the coding sequence ATGACCATCAAACGGGTGAAGGTCGAGGACCTCAAGGCGGGCATGTATGTCCATGATCTCAACTGCAGTTGGCTCGAACATGGATTTATCCGGCAGCGCTTTGCGCTGAAGCATGCCGATCAGATCCAGAAGATCCGGGACCACGGGCTGAATGAAATCTACATCGACACCGCCCGCGGGGACGATGTGGCGGGGGCCCCCACCCAGGCCGAGATCGAACAGGGCCTGGCGCAGCGGCTCAAGGCCTCGGCCACGGGCGGGGCCGCGCTCGCCCCGGCCCGGGTCTCCCAGCGGGAGGAGGCGATCGCCGCGCGGAGCATCCTGGGCGAAGCGGCCGATGTGGTGCAGGGTCTGCTCCAGGATGTGCGGCTTGGAAAGCAGCTGGATCCGGCCAAGGCCCTGCCCCTGGTGAAGGCGATGCGCTCCTCCGTGTTGCGGAACCCCGGGGCGCTGATCAGCCTGTCCCGCATCAAGAATGCCGACACTTACACCTTCCAGCACTCGGTGAGCATCTGCGCCCTGCTGGTGTCCTTCGCCCAGGCCCTGGGCATGGATGCCGCCACGGTGGAGGAGGCGGGTCTGGGAGGGTTGCTCCACGATGTGGGGAAGATGAAGGTCCCGAACGAGATCCTCAACAAACCGGGGAAGCTGACGGAGGACGAGTTCGTCGTCATGAAGTCCCACGCCGATCTCGGCGAGGCGATCCTGAGGGGCGTGCCCGGGATCTCAAGCCTTGTCGTCCGCATCGCCGGGGAGCATCACGAGAAGGTGTCCGGCGGTGGCTACCCCCGGGGGATCGCGGCCGGGGAGATCTCCCAGATCGGCCGCATGGCCGCCATCGTGGATGTCTACGACGCGCTCACCTCCAACCGCGTCTACCACAAGGGGAAGGAGCCCTCCGAGGTGCTGAAGCGGCTCCTGGAATGGAGCGGCTCGCACCTGGATGGCGACCTGGTGCAGCACTTCATCCGGATCCTGGGCATCTACCCGGTGGGGTCGCTGGTGCGCCTGTCCGGGGGCCGGCTGGCCGTGGTGGTGGAACAGGGGGAAGATCTGCTCCGGCCCACCGTGCGGGTGGTGTTCGATGCGAGTCGGAAGCTTCACCTCCAGCCCCGGGACCTGCACCTGGCCCACGCCACGGAGCAGATCGTGGACTACGAGGAGCCCCTGGCCTGGGGTCTGGATCCGGCGACCTACCTCTGA
- the ybaK gene encoding Cys-tRNA(Pro) deacylase, with protein sequence MSKAPSTNATRLLRQAGIAYTEHLYRYEEHGGTAVSARELGVDEHAVIKTLVMEDERAAPLIILMHGDREVSTKELARQISAKAVQPCKPEVANRHSGYLVGGTSPLGTKKAMPIHAEATIFDLDRIYLNGGSRGFLVGLNPKDLDKVLKVSRVSVAVP encoded by the coding sequence ATGTCGAAGGCACCCTCCACCAACGCCACTCGGCTGCTCAGGCAGGCCGGCATCGCCTACACCGAGCACCTCTACCGCTACGAGGAGCACGGCGGCACGGCGGTGAGCGCCCGGGAACTCGGAGTGGACGAGCACGCCGTCATCAAGACGCTGGTGATGGAGGACGAGCGCGCGGCGCCGCTCATCATCCTCATGCATGGCGACCGCGAGGTGAGCACCAAGGAGCTGGCGCGCCAGATCAGCGCGAAGGCCGTGCAGCCCTGCAAGCCCGAGGTGGCCAACCGCCACAGCGGGTACCTGGTCGGCGGCACCAGCCCCCTGGGCACGAAAAAAGCCATGCCCATCCATGCCGAGGCCACGATCTTCGACCTGGACCGCATCTACCTCAACGGCGGCAGCCGGGGCTTCCTCGTCGGCCTCAATCCCAAGGACCTGGACAAAGTGCTGAAGGTAAGCCGCGTGTCTGTGGCGGTCCCGTAG
- a CDS encoding aldo/keto reductase, protein MTHAKRPLGRTGLSISPLVFGGNVFGWTADKQTSFDLLDRFTGAGFETVDTADVYSAWKPGNVGGESETILGEWMRARGCRDRIILITKVGMEMGPGRKGLSGTWIERAVEDSLRRLQTDHLDVYLSHKYDPEAPHEETLAAYQKLIAAGKVRAIGASNFDATQLGAALEVAAEKGLPRYEILQPEYNLYDRKSFDGALRDLSMAEGLGVITYYSLARGFLSGKYRGEADLGLSPRGGGVKAYLNERGFRILQALDEVASRHGAKPAEVSLAWLMARPGVTAPIASATSLDQLDSLLRAASLALSGEDVAALELASRY, encoded by the coding sequence ATGACGCACGCCAAGCGACCCCTGGGCCGCACCGGCCTCTCGATCTCGCCGCTGGTCTTCGGCGGCAATGTGTTCGGCTGGACCGCCGACAAGCAGACCTCCTTTGATCTCCTCGACCGCTTCACCGGCGCGGGTTTCGAGACGGTGGATACCGCCGATGTGTACTCGGCCTGGAAGCCCGGCAATGTCGGCGGCGAGTCGGAAACCATCCTCGGCGAGTGGATGCGGGCCCGCGGTTGCCGCGACCGCATCATCCTAATCACCAAGGTCGGCATGGAGATGGGGCCGGGCCGGAAGGGGCTGTCGGGGACCTGGATCGAGCGCGCGGTGGAGGATTCCCTGCGTCGCCTCCAGACCGACCATCTCGATGTCTACCTGTCCCACAAGTACGACCCGGAGGCGCCGCACGAGGAAACGCTCGCGGCCTACCAGAAGCTGATCGCGGCGGGCAAGGTGCGGGCCATCGGCGCCTCGAACTTCGATGCGACCCAGCTGGGCGCGGCCCTGGAGGTCGCGGCGGAGAAGGGCCTGCCGCGCTACGAGATCCTGCAGCCCGAATACAACCTGTACGACCGCAAGAGCTTCGATGGCGCCCTGCGCGACCTGTCGATGGCCGAGGGGCTTGGGGTCATCACCTACTACAGCCTCGCGCGGGGATTCCTCAGCGGCAAATACCGGGGCGAAGCCGATCTGGGGCTGAGCCCGCGGGGCGGCGGGGTCAAGGCCTACCTCAACGAGCGGGGCTTCCGCATCCTCCAGGCGCTCGATGAAGTGGCCTCCCGGCACGGGGCGAAGCCTGCGGAAGTCTCGCTGGCCTGGCTCATGGCCCGACCGGGGGTCACCGCCCCCATCGCCAGCGCCACCTCCCTGGATCAGCTGGACAGCCTGCTCCGGGCCGCATCGCTGGCCTTGTCAGGCGAAGATGTCGCGGCCCTGGAGCTCGCGAGCCGGTATTAA
- a CDS encoding DUF5655 domain-containing protein: MSKPASTSASYDLHPSVAYVQSILANLEAKTGHSLEAWVARVKAEGPTEAKARLAWLKTQGLGTNQAGFVAQRAAAAPGHAFDDTPEGYLAAAPGYVDAQYGGKKAHLRPLFEQVVALARGLGKEVRVCPCETLVPFYRNHVFAEIRPFVSRLDLGLALGDPATVKDLSGRLKDTGGSKKKDRLTHKLELSSAADLAAALPWLVKAFERDGK; encoded by the coding sequence ATGTCCAAGCCAGCGAGCACCTCCGCCTCCTACGACCTGCACCCAAGCGTGGCCTATGTCCAGAGCATCCTGGCCAACCTGGAGGCGAAGACCGGGCACTCCCTGGAGGCCTGGGTGGCGCGGGTGAAGGCCGAGGGTCCGACCGAGGCCAAGGCCCGCCTGGCCTGGCTGAAAACACAGGGCCTCGGCACCAACCAGGCCGGGTTCGTGGCCCAGCGGGCCGCGGCCGCACCGGGCCACGCCTTTGACGACACGCCGGAAGGCTACCTCGCCGCGGCCCCTGGGTATGTGGACGCCCAGTACGGCGGGAAGAAGGCGCACCTCCGTCCCCTGTTCGAGCAGGTCGTCGCGCTGGCCCGGGGTCTCGGGAAGGAGGTGAGGGTCTGCCCCTGCGAGACCCTCGTCCCCTTCTACCGGAACCATGTCTTCGCAGAGATCAGGCCCTTCGTCTCCCGCCTGGACCTGGGCCTCGCCCTGGGCGACCCGGCCACCGTGAAGGATCTCTCCGGCCGCCTCAAGGACACTGGCGGCTCCAAGAAGAAGGACCGCCTCACCCACAAGCTCGAGCTCTCGTCGGCAGCCGATCTGGCCGCGGCCCTGCCCTGGCTGGTGAAGGCCTTCGAGCGGGACGGGAAGTAG
- a CDS encoding SDR family NAD(P)-dependent oxidoreductase, with amino-acid sequence MSDAGLRGGTILVTGAGRGLGREVALRLAARGFTVITGMRRPEPLHDLEVLALNVADEASILAAAAEVKARHGHLDALVNNAGILLDGATGVMELEADTLRRTLETNALGPLRMAQAFAPLMPRGGRIVNVSSEGGSLSAPAAWAPGYCISKTALNAVTVQLAEALRPRGIAVNAVCPGWVRTDMGGAEAPRSLEEGANSILWLLLQASPDLTGGFWRDGERIAW; translated from the coding sequence ATGAGCGATGCGGGACTTCGTGGCGGCACCATCCTCGTGACCGGCGCAGGCCGCGGGCTGGGTCGGGAGGTGGCCCTGCGGCTGGCCGCCCGGGGGTTCACCGTGATCACGGGCATGCGGCGGCCGGAGCCCCTCCATGACTTGGAAGTGCTGGCTTTGAATGTGGCGGACGAGGCCTCGATCCTGGCCGCGGCGGCCGAAGTGAAGGCCCGCCACGGCCACCTGGACGCCCTGGTGAACAACGCGGGCATCCTCCTGGACGGGGCCACGGGGGTGATGGAGCTGGAGGCCGACACCCTCCGCCGCACCCTGGAGACCAATGCCCTGGGTCCGTTGCGCATGGCCCAGGCCTTCGCGCCGCTCATGCCGAGGGGGGGTCGCATCGTGAATGTGAGCAGCGAGGGCGGCTCGCTGTCCGCCCCCGCCGCTTGGGCTCCGGGCTACTGCATCTCCAAGACCGCCCTCAACGCCGTCACGGTCCAGCTGGCCGAGGCCCTCAGGCCCCGCGGCATCGCCGTGAACGCCGTCTGCCCCGGCTGGGTGCGCACCGACATGGGCGGCGCCGAAGCGCCCCGCAGCCTCGAAGAAGGGGCGAACAGCATCCTCTGGCTGCTCCTCCAGGCCAGTCCGGACCTCACGGGCGGGTTCTGGCGGGATGGAGAGCGAATCGCCTGGTAA
- a CDS encoding arylamine N-acetyltransferase family protein — translation MAADLDLDAYLQRIGFGGETTPRLDTLCGLHFAHATAIPFENLDIQMGLPIRLDLASLQDKLVRRRRGGYCFEHNTLFLAVLKTLGFEAIPCEARVRLGAPGVLPRTHMLLVIRLEGDFWLCDVGFGGEGLLWPVAMDGEQHGQFQNAYRVAEEGGLRVLQSRHEEAWTDLYAFQSEPQFPVDFEMANHYTSTHPESRFVRTLTAQLPGPEVRRILRNRAYAEIRGSRVEGRELAPEEVIPTLRETFGIEVPDGTRFRAFEGA, via the coding sequence ATGGCCGCTGACCTCGACCTGGACGCCTACCTGCAACGGATCGGTTTCGGGGGCGAGACGACCCCGCGCCTGGACACCCTGTGCGGCCTCCACTTCGCCCACGCCACGGCCATCCCCTTCGAGAACCTGGACATCCAGATGGGCCTGCCCATCCGGCTCGACCTGGCCTCGCTCCAGGACAAGCTGGTGCGGCGCCGGCGGGGAGGCTACTGCTTCGAGCACAACACGCTGTTCCTCGCCGTGCTGAAGACCCTCGGCTTCGAGGCCATCCCCTGCGAGGCCCGTGTGCGGCTGGGCGCGCCCGGGGTGCTGCCCCGCACCCACATGCTGCTGGTGATCCGTCTGGAGGGGGACTTCTGGCTCTGCGATGTGGGCTTCGGCGGCGAGGGCCTGCTCTGGCCCGTGGCCATGGACGGCGAGCAGCACGGCCAGTTCCAGAATGCCTACCGGGTGGCCGAGGAGGGCGGGCTTCGCGTGCTCCAGTCCCGCCACGAAGAGGCCTGGACGGACCTGTACGCCTTCCAGTCAGAACCCCAGTTCCCGGTGGATTTCGAAATGGCGAACCACTACACCTCCACGCACCCGGAATCCCGCTTCGTCCGAACCCTCACCGCCCAGCTGCCGGGTCCGGAGGTCCGGCGCATCCTCCGCAACCGCGCCTATGCCGAGATTCGCGGCTCCCGCGTGGAGGGCCGCGAACTGGCGCCCGAGGAAGTGATCCCCACCCTCCGGGAGACCTTCGGGATCGAGGTGCCCGACGGCACGCGGTTCCGGGCCTTCGAGGGGGCGTGA